The region GGTATTCATTTGAATTTTGTGCAATAGAGTCTTGCGGTAAGTGTACTCCATGCAGAATTGGATCCACTAGGGGTATGGAAGTAATCGATAAAATTAAGGATGGGATTGACCAAGAAAAAAATGTGGAAGTACTTAAGGACTTAGGTGAGACTATGGTTCATGGGTCATTATGTGCTATGGGTGGAATGACTCCATTCCCTGTGATTAGTGCTTTGAATTTCTTTCCAAAAGATTTTGGGCTTGAAAAAACTGAAACTTAATTATAGAATAATAGACGAATAAACAATAACTTAAGAAAATTTAAAAGTTTGAACAAAATTCAAACTTAAATACGCCAAAAGCTAAAAATATGGATGATACAAAAGACTTCGGTACACCTTCAGCAAACTCTGAAAAACTTGTAACGCTCAATATTGATGGGGTAGATGTAACTGTTCCTGAAGGAACCTCTTTGATGCGTGCAGCTTCAGTTGCTGGTTTTAGTGTGCCTAAATTATGTGCAACAGACAGTCTCGAGCCGTTTGGTTCATGTCGTCTTTGTTTGGTAGAAATTGAGGGTAAAAGAGGATACCCTGCATCTTGCACAACTCCAGCTGCTGATGGATTAGTCGTTTCCACTCAATCACCTAAATTAGCTGAATTAAGAAAAGGTGTAATGGAATTATATATTTCGGATCATCCCCTTGATTGCTTAACATGTTCAACAAACGGTGATTGCGAGCTACAAGATATGGCAGGAGCAGTCGGCCTAAGAGACGTTCGTTACGGCTACGAAGGAGAAAATCACCTTGACTCCAAAAAAGATGAATCAAATCCATATTTCACGTTTGATCCCTCAAAATGTATTGTCTGTTCTCGATGTGTGAGAGCATGTGAAGAAACGCAAGGTACATTTGCCTTAACAATAGATGGAAGAGGCTTCGAATCAAAGGTTTCAGCTGGAAATAAAGACTTTAAAGATTCAGAATGTGTTTCATGTGGCGCATGCGTTCAAGCTTGTCCTACAGCTACATTGATTGAAAAGAGTATCGAAGAGCATGGCACACCAGAAAAAAAAGTAAAAACTACGTGCGCATATTGTGGCGTAGGTTGCTCTTTTAATGCTGAACTTCAAGGAGATAAAGTCGTCAGGATGACACCCAATAAAGATGGTGGCGCTAATCACGGGCATTCTTGTGTCAAAGGCAGGTTTGCATGGGGGTACACAACACACAAGGACAGAATAACTACACCCATGATAAGAAAAAGCATCAAAGATCCTTGGCAAAAAGTATCATGGGATGAGGCAATAAATTATGCTGCTTCAGAGATAAAAAGAATACAACAAAAATACGGCTCTAATTCTGTCGGTGCTATTTCATCTTCAAGATGTACGAATGAAGAAGTTTATTTAATGCAAAAGATTGTCAGGGCTGGCTTTGGTAATAACAATATAGATACTTGCGCACGAGTTTGCCACTCACCCACTGGTTACGGGCTCAAACAAACTATTGGTGAATCAGCGGGAACACAGAATTTTGATTCAGTGATGAAGTCAGATGTGATTATGATTGTTGGTGCAAATCCAACGGATGGTCATCCGGTATTCGCATCACAAATGAAAAGAAGACTCAGAGAAGGCGCTAAATTAATTATTGTTGATCCAAGAGAAATTGATTTAGTGGATAATACTCCGCATATTAAAGCTGATTATCATCTAAAACTCCGACCAAGCACTAATGTTGCGACAATTAATTCAATTGCTCATGTGATTGTAGAAGAAGGATTAAGCGATCAAAATTTTGTGAAAGAGCGTTGTGAAGATGAATCATTTAAAATTTGGTTAAATTTTATTAAAGACCCAAAAAATTCTCCAGAATCAATGGAATCAGAAACAGGCATTCCAGCGGACTTACTAAGAAAAGCAGCGAGACTGTTTGCAAAGGAAAAGAACGGGTCTATTTATTATGGATTAGGTGTAACAGAGCATAGTCAAGGTTCAACTATGGTTATGGGTATTGCAAATTTGGCAATGATAACCGGAAATGTAGGTAGAGAGGGCGTTGGTATCAACCCACTTAGAGGACAAAATAATGTGCAGGGTGCATGTGATATGGGTTCATTCCCTCATGAACTCCCTGGATATAGGCATGTTTCAGATTTGGCTACCCGAGCTTTATTTGAGTCAGCATGGAACGCAAAAATATATGATGAACCAGGGCTTAGAATTCCAAATATGCTTGATGCAGCAATATCAGGTAATTTCAAATCACTCTATTGTGAGGGAGAGGATATAGCTCAGTCAGATCCAGATACACAACACGTCACTCATGCACTCGAATCTATGGAATGTGTCATTGTTCAAGATTTATTTTTAAATGAAACAGCTATGTATGCTCATGTATTCTTACCAGGTTCATCCTTTTTAGAAAAGAACGGTACCTTTACCAATGCAGAGAGAAGAATTTCAAGGGTGAGAAAAGTAATGGCCCCAAAAAATGGTTATGAGGACTGGGAAATTACTCAAATGTTATCGAATGCATTGGGTTATCCAATGAATTATAAACATGCTAGTGAAATTATGGATGAAGTTGCTCAACTAACTCCAACCTTTAAAGGGGTGAGCTACGAAAAATTAGATAAACTTGAGAGTATTCAATGGCCTTGCAATGACGAGTTTCCAGAAGGAACACCTACTATGCATGTAGATGAGTTCGTTAGAGGAAAAGGTAAATTCTTTATCACAGAATATGTACCAACTGTCGAAAAAGTTAATGGTAAATTCCCCTTAATAATGACAACTGGAAGAATTTTGGCTCATTATAATGTTGGAGCTCAAACAAGAAGAACAAAAAACACGGAGTGGCATGATGAAGATGTAATTGAAATACATCCTCATGATGCAGAAGAAAGAGGTATAAATGAGCGTGATTGGGTCGGAATAAATAGTAGGTCAGGTGACACTGTCCTTCGTGCAAAAATAACAGATAAAGTTCAACCTGGTGTTGTTTATACCACCTTCCATCACCCTGTTTCAGGGGCAAATGTTATTACAACAGACAATTCTGATTGGGCTACAAATTGTCCAGAGTTCAAAGTAACAGCTGTTCAAGTGACTAAAGTAACACAACCATCAAACTGGCAATCTAAATATCAAAAATTTAGTGAAAAACAAATTGATTTTGTGAGAAATGGTGAGGAAAAAGTAAGTTAAACCAAAGTGGCTAATGAAAAATTAATTCAAACAAGCCAGACTTGCAAAGAAGTATTAATTCAAAAAAATAATAATCCTGAAGAAGTAATTAAAGAGATATTGGCTGAAGAAACTCCTGTAGCTATTGTTTACAATGGAGTATCTCATGTGGTAATGATGGTTAGCCCATGTGATTTGGAAGACTTTGCAAGAGGATTTTCAATAACCGAAGGCATTATAAAAAGTCTTTCAGAAATTTATTCAATTGAAGTTATAAAAAAAGATAATGGTATTGAAATTAATCTAGAGATATCAACTGAAAAATTTACTCGCTTAAAAGAGATAAGAAGAAATTTAACTGGAAGAACAGGCTGTGGATTGTGTGGGGCTGAGTCTCTAGATCAAGTGCTTAAAATTCCTGAAAATAAAAAAAATAAATCTAAATTTTATACAAGCAGTATATTGAAAGCATTAAAGAACTTTTCAGGTCAACAAAAAATACAAAAAAAAACTGGAGCAACTCATGCTTGTGCATTATTTGATGCTAAAGGAGACTTGATAATCTTAAAAGAGGATGTAGGAAGACACAATGCGCTTGATAAATTAATTGGAGCTTCCTTTAATTCAAAATTCTTAAAAGATTCTTTTGTAATTACTTCAAGTAGAGCCAGCTATGAAATGGTACAAAAACTTGCATATCTTAATCTCAATTTATTGGTAGCTATTTCTGCCCCAACGGCATTAGCATTAAGGTTAGCTGATCAACTTAAAATAACATTAATCGGGTTTGCTCGAAATAATCGATATAATTGTTATACGCATTCCAAGCAATTAATCGGGTAAAATTACGTCATGGAAACAAAAAATCTAATCAGAATGGCAAACGACATTGGTAATTTCTTTATAAGTTACCCAGATGAAGAACAAGCTAAGAAGGATGCTGCGGGGCATATTCAAAAGTTTTGGGGCCGCGATATGAGAAAACAAATAATAGAATATGTTACTGATACTTCAGAAAAAAATAGTCAATTAAATCCTTTTGTTTTTAATGCAATTAATAAATATCTAAAAGATTAAAAAAACTATTTAGTAAGTAAGATGTAGTATGTTTTATCTCGATCAATCCTTTTCCCCGACCATATTTGATTCCATGATTCATATTCAGAGGGCATTTTGGATTCGTTATTAAGTGATAACAATATCATTCTGCACTGAATGTCCTTATTAGAATCAAATGCTTTTATACCCGAATAGTAATGAAGTAAATTTGTTTCATTAGGGCTAAAGTTATATGTGTATAAACAACTAGAGCTTTGGGAAAGTTGTTGTTTTACATCTTGAAAAACAGGCGCATAACTTTTTCTATTATCAATAAGGGGGCTCACAAGCATAATAAATGTTACCCATACCATAGTGATACCAATTGCCCAATTCGAGATTGCTGACCGATTTGAGATCTTTAGGTTAAAGATGATGTAAACCCATAAACCACTTATTAAAAAGGCAAAAATAAAATTTAAGAATTCAAATCTAACTTCATAGTTTCCAGATAGAAAGTAAATTCGATCATAAATTATCTCAGGAAAGCCTGTTACAGCTGCAAACCAAAAAAACCAAATAATAAAACCAAAAAAACCAAAAATTAATATACCAAACCAATTGAGAGCACTTGCTGAACTTCTTCTTAGTAAATCAATTCCACCTGCAGCAGCAACTGAAAACGGCAATAGAATTGGCATTAGATTTATTTGATCTATTTTGGCATTAAGAGAAAGTGTAAATAAGATTGATAATGAGAAAAACAAAGGTAAATGAATTTTTTTAAGTTGAAATATATTTCGAAAATTTTTAATTAAAATGAAGATAAAAAGTGGAAGAGCAGGCCAGGTAAACCACAATAAATTCTTAATATAAAAAAAGAATTCTTCACCATTTGGTGCATTTACTTTATTTAGCCATGAAAAAAAAATTTCTGGATTAGAGTTGTATAAAAGATATGTCCATGGGCTAATAATAATTAAAGCTATCAATGATGAAATAAAACAAAACAGATAGTAACGCTTATTTCTCCATTGTTTTATAAATAACATACTTAGCGCAGTTAAAAAAATACTTAGAAGGGATAAAACTCCATTCGACAAGAAGATTATTGATATACCAAAACCTAGCACTAAGCTAGCCCTAAAAGGCCTTCTATGGTAAAGCGCAAAACCATAAAGTGCCAAAGCGAAACCTAGTAGAGCTGCAACTTCTGGGCGAATACTATGAACATTGAAAATAAGTCCAATTGAAGCAATAAATATTAAACCTGCTTGTCTACCAAAACCAGTTCCCCATAACTCTCTTGTCATTAGACCTATACATACAAGAGTTAAACTTATCCATATAAAATTTGATAACCTGAGTGCATCATGAGGTGCAAGTATTGATGAAAAAATTTTAACAAAAGTTGCGCCAATGAAAGGATATAAGGGTGGATTATTAATTGAATCTTGACTAGCAGCTAAGGGAGCTATTATAGAATTACTTGAAACAATATCCATTACCATACTTACATTTTCAGATTCTGCAGGAATCCAAGGAGAATTGCCAACAAGACCAGTAAAAATCCATATAATTGCAAGCACTAAGAATAAATGAATTTTTGTTTTATCACCAAGCGTAGAGCGCGGTGATGACATATTTCCCTGCCAGTCATGATTTAATTCAAATTTCATATTTACAAATTATGACATAAAAAAAAAGGCAGATAACTGCCTTTTATTTAAATCATATTAAAAGCATTACATTCCATATTTTTGTTTGAATTTTTCTACACGTCCAGCAGTATCTAAAATCTTTTGCTTACCAGTATAAAAAGGATGGCATTTAGAGCAAACTTCGATATTTGTATCTTTTGCCATGGTTGATTTGGTTTTGAATGAATTACCACAACTACAAGTTACGGTTATTTCCGGATAATTTGGATGTAAATCTTTTTTCATAATTTTGTTTATTGCGTTTTATCTTTAATAATCATCGTATTTTATAGAAAGTTTTATAAAAATCAATATTTAATTGATTCATCAACTTCTTCGCATGCTGTCAAAAAAATCCGAGTTATTTTTTGTTGATCGAACTTTATCTAGGAGAAATTCCATCGCTTCTAGGTCATCCATAGGGTAAAGCAATTTTCTTAAAACCCATATTTTTTGCAGAACGTCAGAGGGAATAAGCAGCTCTTCTCTTCGGGTACTTGACTTATTCACATTGATCGCAGGATAAATTCTTTTTTCAGCCATCTTTCTTTCAAGATGGATTTCCATATTGCCCGTGCCTTTAAATTCTTCATAAATCACATCATCCATTCTTGACCCAGTCTCAACAAGAGCAGTGGCAAGAATTGTAAGTGAGCCACCTTCCTCAACGTTTCTTGCTGCACCAAAAAAACGCTTTGGTCTTTGAAGTGCATTTGCATCAACACCACCAGTTAAAACTTTTCCAGATGATGGAATAACAGTGTTATAAGCTCTTGCAAGCCTTGTAATTGAGTCTAAAAGAATAACAACATCTTTTTTATGCTCAACCAATCTTTTAGCTTTTTCTAGAACCATATCTGCCACTTGAACATGTCTCGTGGCTGGCTCGTCAAAAGTAGAGGCTACTACCTCACCCTTTACAGATCTTGACATTTCTGTAACTTCTTCTGGCCTTTCATCTATTAGTAAGACAATAAGGGAAACGTCGGAATGATTAGCTGTTATTGCATGAGCAATATTCTGTAACATAACTGTTTTACCACTTTTAGGACTTGCTACTATTAAACCCCTTTGGCCTTTTCCGATAGGTGCAACCATATCAATCACTCGACTTGTATTATTCTCCTCAACATTAGAATCTCTTTCTAAAGTTAGAGGTTTTGTTGGATGAATAGGGGTAAGGTTTTCAAACAGAATCTTATTTTTTGTATTTTCAGGTGCGTCATTATTTACTTTATCAACCTTGACTAGGGCAAAGTAACGTTCGCTATCCTTTGGAGTTCTAATTTCACCAGCAATCGTATCTCCAGTATGTAGATTAAATCTTCGAATTTGTGAAGGTGAAACGTATATATCTGCTGGACCTGCTAGGTATGAAGAATCGGAAGATCTTAAAAACCCAAATCCATCTTGCAGCACCTCTAGAGTGCCATCACCAATTAACTTATCACCATTTTTAGCTTTATTCTTTAGTATCGCAAAAATTAAGTCTTGCTTACGCATTCTTCCAGCATTTTCAATTTTGTCAGAGTTTGCTAAATCAACTAGTTCTGTTACAGGAAGGTGTTTAAGATCAGATAAATGCATATTTTTTTAGATTGTACTGTCAATAAAAGCTGTTAGTTGTGATTTAGATAAAGCACCTTTTTTATCAGCCTCAAAGTTACCATCTTTAAAGATGATTAGAGTAGGTATTGCTCGAACTGCGAACTGGGCAGCAATCTTTTGATTTTCGTCTATATTTATTTTTGCAACAATTACCTTGCCATCATAGTCCTTAGAAATATCATCTAATATAGGTGCAATTGCTTTACAAGGACCACACCACTCAGCCCAAAAATCGACTAAAACAGGTAGTTTTGCTTGAAGAACTTTTTCTTCAAATTGGTCATCTGTAACGTGAATAATATTGCTCATATATATTGAATTTTGTTACTAAGGCTTGATTTTAATTGTTAAGGGTTACTCTCAGAATATTGTAATGATAATTGAAACTATAAGGTTTATCAATAACTAATTTATTTCCTTACCATCATTGTTTTTATTTACGACGTTTGATTTGTAAGAATTATCAATTTCAAATAAAGGGACAACTTTTTTAACACCCCTTGATGATTGTGCGATTGATACAGCTTTATCTACTTCTTGTTGGTTTAAAATACCCATTAAGTATACTGCCCTTTCCTCAGTGAATACTTTCAAGTGCAATATTGAGAGTGGCGTTTGATTCTTTTCGTCTTCAGCAAATACTCTAGATATAACATTACTTGTGATGGCGATATCGTTTGCAATTCCTTTCACTGTATTCTCAGGCCCTACTGTCATATAGTTTTTAACTTTTTTTACATTTTCCATATTAGTAACGATACTAAATATTTTATCTATAATTTCTTGATTTGGTGATTGTCCAGTAATAAGAATAACCTGATTGTAACTAACAAAATTTACCCTAAATTCACCTTCGACATCTTGTGTCTTTATTACTGTCTGCCATTCAAGTTTTTCATCAGTAATTTGGGACTCAGTGGTTCTCCTATCTGAATATGATGTTGGTCCGCCAAGAATTCCAGCGGCGCAACCAGACAAAAGAAATGTAACTGACAGAATTAAGGATATTAAAAAATAATTTGATTTGGAATACATAAAATAAATTATATACTTAAAGGATAAATTTTATATTAAATTGATTAAAAATTATAATTAAATCATTTAAATGAGCTCAACCCTTTATATTGTCGGAACACCAATAGGAAACCTAGAAGATATCTCATCAAGAGCCCTAAAGATTTTAAAGAGCGTTGATATAATTGCCTGCGAAGATACAAGGCATTCCAAAAATTTGCTATCTAAATACTCTATAAAGAAGAAACTCCTCTCTTTACATCAGCATAATGAAGAAAAGAAGACCAGTTTGTTGATCAAAGAAATAGAGTGTGGTAAAGCAATAGCCTATATTTCCGATGCAGGTACACCAGGCATTAGTGATCCAGGAGCTTATTTAGTAAAAAAGGCCTTAGAATCAAAAATTAAAGTAGTTCCAATACCAGGAGCCTCATCAATTACTACAGCATTTTCAGCTGCTGGAATAGTTGCAACTCAATTTAATTTCTATGGATTTTTACCAAATACTGATACCAAAAGTAGAAAAGTTATTAAACAATTTCAAGATAGTCAATTTACCTCAGTTTTTTTTGTTTCGCCGCATAGGATTCTTAAAACCTTAGAGCTACTAGAAGAAATTTATGATTCGGCGCAGGAGGTTTTTATTGGTCGTGAATTAACAAAGATATACGAAACTATTTATAAAGAAAATTTGAATGATTTATTAATAAAATTCAGAAAGGAAAAACATAACCTTAAGGGCGAGTTTGTGATTATTATAGAGGGGGTAGAGCAGGAACAAAAAAACTCAAGCAACATTGAGGCAGAAAATGCTCTTAGAATAATGCTTAATGAATTAAGTTTGAACCAGTCTGTAAAACTAGTTTCACAGATTTTTAAAATTAAGAAAAATGAAATATATAACTTAGCTTTAGGAATAAAAAATAATGATAAATGAGTTAATTATTCCAAGACCTGATGATATGCACCTTCACCTCAGGGAAGGAAAAATGTTAAAGGTAGTAAGTCAACATTCAGCAAGCCAGTTTGGAAGAGCTATTATTATGCCTAACCTAAAAAACCCGATTATAAATACTGAGTTAGCACACATATATTATGATGAGATTAAAAAACATACTAAAACTTATCAATTTGAACCTTTAATGACTATTTATTTCAATGAAGGACTGACTTTGAAAGAATTAAAAGAAATCAAAGCATCTTCAAAAATCATTGGTATTAAGCTTTATCCTAAAGGTGTTACGACAAATTCAAGTGAGGGCATAGACTCTTTCGAGTCAGGATATAAAATTTTTGAAATGATGGAGGTGTTGGACATTCCTCTGCTTATTCATGGGGAGGTAAATGACAAAAGTGTAGATATATTTGATCGAGAAAGAATATTCATTGAAAAGCATTTATCAAGAATCCATAAAGAATTTCCAGAGCTTAGAATAGTGTTAGAGCATATTTCAACAAAAGATTCTACTGAGTTTGTAAAAGACTCAAGTAATAAAATTGCAGCTACCATTACCCCCCAACACCTTCTTTATAATCGAAATGAATTATTTTTAGGTGGGTTAAGACCACATGCATTTTGTTTACCAGTTTTAAAAAGAGAGGAACATAGAGTTGCAGTTCTAAATGCAGCGATATCTGGTAACCCAAAATTCTTTCTTGGTACAGATAGTGCCCCTCATAAAAGAACTGAAAAAGAAAGTAGTTGTGGGTGTGCAGGAATATATTCTGCATTAAATGCAATGGAGATTTACGCTGAAATATTTGATCAGAATAATGCTATTGAGAAATTAGAAAATTTTTGTAGTAAATTTGGAGCTGACTTTTATAAGCTCAATCAAAGTAAAGAGAAATTAAAATTAACTAGATCTAAGAATAAAGTTCCAACCATTATTAAAATTGATAATGGCGATGTTGTTCCCTTGTTGGCAGGTCAAGAAATTGGTTGGAATTGTTCTAATATTTAATAAATTTCGGTGATAAAATATTATTAAGTTGACCTGACAGTCACTACACTTTTGTGTAGAGGAAAGTCCGGGCTCCTAGAGCAGGGTGATGGCTAACAGCCATACATCGTGAGATGAGGAATAGGGCCACAGAGACGAGCGTATTTAGTTACGGTGAAACGCGGTAACCTCCACCCGGAGCAAGGCCAAATAGGATGACATTAGCACGGCTCGTGTTGTCATCGGGTAGGCTGCTTGAGCATATAAGCAATTATATGCCTAGATGAATGACTGTCCAAGACAGAACCCGGCTTATAGGTCAACTTACCTTCTTCTTATAAATCATTGTTATATATAGATTTAAAATTAAAAAGCGCTTGCATTGCGCTTTTTTTTTACCTATAGTGTCTTTGTTAGGGAAAAAGTGGTAATTTGTGGGAAATTGCTTAGTAAGGCTAAGGGTATTAAGTAATTTCTCACCTTTTTCTCAGGTAAAGAGGTGCTACTTATGTATAGAGGCGCAACACGAATAAACTTAGATGGAAAAAATAGGATTGCGATCCCTACAAAGTATCGTGAAAAAATTCTTATTGAGTCATCAGGCCTACTAGTCCTAACCGCACATATTTACAAATGTTTACTCTTATATCCCCAGTTTGCATGGGAGCCGATTCAAGAAAAAATAATGAATCTATCAAGCTTTGAAAAAAAATCTAGTGGGCTTCAGAGACTATTAGTCGGATTTGCAGAGGATATCACTCTTGATAAAGCAAATAGAATGCTGATTCCCGCCGAATTAAAAAATTATGCTGAAATAGATAAAAATGCAATTTTCATTGGTCAGGGAAGTCATTTTGAAATTTGGAATTGCGATCATTACTATGAACACTTAGCCCAAATAAACATCACTGAAGAAAATGATTTTCCGGACGAACTTAAGGGCTTTTCATTATGAGTAAACATATTCCTGTCATGCTTCATGAGTCGATAATAGCATTAAACATTATTCCAAATGGTTTTTATATAGATTGCACCTTCGGAAGAGGTGGTCATTCAAAAGAAATACTAAAGAAATTAAATGATGACGGAAGATTGTTAGCACTAGATAAAGATTTAGAAGCCGTTAAAGAAGGGGAAACTATTAAAGACAAGCGTTTTGAGATAGTACACGCATCTTTCAAAGACCTAAATAATATTCTAAAAAAAAAAATTTCCAAAAACCTAATGGAATTCTTATGGATTTAGGAATCTCATCACCTCAAATTGACGAAGCAGAACGCGGCTTTAGTTTTAATTTAGATTCAAAGCTCGATATGAGGATGAATCAAAGTCAAAAATTAACCGCTTCAGAAATTATCAATCATTTTGATTATGATGAATTAGTAAGGATTTTATACGAGTATGGTGAGGAAAAATTTGCAAAAAAAATTGTTAGGGAAATTGTTAAATATAGAGAGGAAGAAGGAAAAATATCAAGAACAACTGAATTAGCAGACATAGTAAAAAAAGCTATCCCAAAATTCGATTCAAAAAAAAATCCAGCAACAAAAACATTCCAAGCGATAAGAATAAAGGTAAATGAAGAGCTTTCAGAGATCGAGCAGGTTTTACCTATAGCATTCGAAGCTCTAGAAAAAAATGGGAGGCTGGCAGTTATTAGTTTTCATTCACTTGAAGATAGAATTATTAAAAATTTTATTAAAAATAAATTGAATACGGACACAGTGCCTAAGAAAGTTCCAATTTTTCAAAAACAAATTAAATCAGCCCCTATAAAGGTTATTCAAAAACTCCAAACACCCTCAGATGGTGAAGTATTAAAAAATAAGAGAGCAAGAAGTTCAAAGTTACGTGTGATAGAAAAAATTTCGGAGGAAGGGTGAAGTTGAACCTAATACTTTTCTCTTTATTAATAATATTCGCATTAGTGAAAATAAATGCCCATCATCTATATCGCGTTAATCACCATGCCCTAGAAATAGAGAAACGAAAAACGATTGATTTAAAGGACGAGCAGAATCAGCTATTAATTCAGGAATCTTCAAAATCTGGTAACGGAAGAATCTCAGAATATGCAAAAAGTAAATTAAAAATGAATCCGCCAGAAAAAAAACAGAAAAGAATAATTAAATGAGATCAAAAATGAAAAAGAATCATGAATTTT is a window of Methylophilales bacterium DNA encoding:
- the rho gene encoding transcription termination factor Rho; this encodes MHLSDLKHLPVTELVDLANSDKIENAGRMRKQDLIFAILKNKAKNGDKLIGDGTLEVLQDGFGFLRSSDSSYLAGPADIYVSPSQIRRFNLHTGDTIAGEIRTPKDSERYFALVKVDKVNNDAPENTKNKILFENLTPIHPTKPLTLERDSNVEENNTSRVIDMVAPIGKGQRGLIVASPKSGKTVMLQNIAHAITANHSDVSLIVLLIDERPEEVTEMSRSVKGEVVASTFDEPATRHVQVADMVLEKAKRLVEHKKDVVILLDSITRLARAYNTVIPSSGKVLTGGVDANALQRPKRFFGAARNVEEGGSLTILATALVETGSRMDDVIYEEFKGTGNMEIHLERKMAEKRIYPAINVNKSSTRREELLIPSDVLQKIWVLRKLLYPMDDLEAMEFLLDKVRSTKNNSDFFDSMRRS
- the pyrC gene encoding dihydroorotase, which produces MINELIIPRPDDMHLHLREGKMLKVVSQHSASQFGRAIIMPNLKNPIINTELAHIYYDEIKKHTKTYQFEPLMTIYFNEGLTLKELKEIKASSKIIGIKLYPKGVTTNSSEGIDSFESGYKIFEMMEVLDIPLLIHGEVNDKSVDIFDRERIFIEKHLSRIHKEFPELRIVLEHISTKDSTEFVKDSSNKIAATITPQHLLYNRNELFLGGLRPHAFCLPVLKREEHRVAVLNAAISGNPKFFLGTDSAPHKRTEKESSCGCAGIYSALNAMEIYAEIFDQNNAIEKLENFCSKFGADFYKLNQSKEKLKLTRSKNKVPTIIKIDNGDVVPLLAGQEIGWNCSNI
- a CDS encoding formate dehydrogenase subunit delta, producing the protein METKNLIRMANDIGNFFISYPDEEQAKKDAAGHIQKFWGRDMRKQIIEYVTDTSEKNSQLNPFVFNAINKYLKD
- the fdhD gene encoding formate dehydrogenase accessory sulfurtransferase FdhD, translated to MAEETPVAIVYNGVSHVVMMVSPCDLEDFARGFSITEGIIKSLSEIYSIEVIKKDNGIEINLEISTEKFTRLKEIRRNLTGRTGCGLCGAESLDQVLKIPENKKNKSKFYTSSILKALKNFSGQQKIQKKTGATHACALFDAKGDLIILKEDVGRHNALDKLIGASFNSKFLKDSFVITSSRASYEMVQKLAYLNLNLLVAISAPTALALRLADQLKITLIGFARNNRYNCYTHSKQLIG
- the trxA gene encoding thioredoxin TrxA; protein product: MSNIIHVTDDQFEEKVLQAKLPVLVDFWAEWCGPCKAIAPILDDISKDYDGKVIVAKINIDENQKIAAQFAVRAIPTLIIFKDGNFEADKKGALSKSQLTAFIDSTI
- the rsmI gene encoding 16S rRNA (cytidine(1402)-2'-O)-methyltransferase, with amino-acid sequence MSSTLYIVGTPIGNLEDISSRALKILKSVDIIACEDTRHSKNLLSKYSIKKKLLSLHQHNEEKKTSLLIKEIECGKAIAYISDAGTPGISDPGAYLVKKALESKIKVVPIPGASSITTAFSAAGIVATQFNFYGFLPNTDTKSRKVIKQFQDSQFTSVFFVSPHRILKTLELLEEIYDSAQEVFIGRELTKIYETIYKENLNDLLIKFRKEKHNLKGEFVIIIEGVEQEQKNSSNIEAENALRIMLNELSLNQSVKLVSQIFKIKKNEIYNLALGIKNNDK
- a CDS encoding BON domain-containing protein, with the protein product MYSKSNYFLISLILSVTFLLSGCAAGILGGPTSYSDRRTTESQITDEKLEWQTVIKTQDVEGEFRVNFVSYNQVILITGQSPNQEIIDKIFSIVTNMENVKKVKNYMTVGPENTVKGIANDIAITSNVISRVFAEDEKNQTPLSILHLKVFTEERAVYLMGILNQQEVDKAVSIAQSSRGVKKVVPLFEIDNSYKSNVVNKNNDGKEIN
- the fdhF gene encoding formate dehydrogenase subunit alpha, encoding MDDTKDFGTPSANSEKLVTLNIDGVDVTVPEGTSLMRAASVAGFSVPKLCATDSLEPFGSCRLCLVEIEGKRGYPASCTTPAADGLVVSTQSPKLAELRKGVMELYISDHPLDCLTCSTNGDCELQDMAGAVGLRDVRYGYEGENHLDSKKDESNPYFTFDPSKCIVCSRCVRACEETQGTFALTIDGRGFESKVSAGNKDFKDSECVSCGACVQACPTATLIEKSIEEHGTPEKKVKTTCAYCGVGCSFNAELQGDKVVRMTPNKDGGANHGHSCVKGRFAWGYTTHKDRITTPMIRKSIKDPWQKVSWDEAINYAASEIKRIQQKYGSNSVGAISSSRCTNEEVYLMQKIVRAGFGNNNIDTCARVCHSPTGYGLKQTIGESAGTQNFDSVMKSDVIMIVGANPTDGHPVFASQMKRRLREGAKLIIVDPREIDLVDNTPHIKADYHLKLRPSTNVATINSIAHVIVEEGLSDQNFVKERCEDESFKIWLNFIKDPKNSPESMESETGIPADLLRKAARLFAKEKNGSIYYGLGVTEHSQGSTMVMGIANLAMITGNVGREGVGINPLRGQNNVQGACDMGSFPHELPGYRHVSDLATRALFESAWNAKIYDEPGLRIPNMLDAAISGNFKSLYCEGEDIAQSDPDTQHVTHALESMECVIVQDLFLNETAMYAHVFLPGSSFLEKNGTFTNAERRISRVRKVMAPKNGYEDWEITQMLSNALGYPMNYKHASEIMDEVAQLTPTFKGVSYEKLDKLESIQWPCNDEFPEGTPTMHVDEFVRGKGKFFITEYVPTVEKVNGKFPLIMTTGRILAHYNVGAQTRRTKNTEWHDEDVIEIHPHDAEERGINERDWVGINSRSGDTVLRAKITDKVQPGVVYTTFHHPVSGANVITTDNSDWATNCPEFKVTAVQVTKVTQPSNWQSKYQKFSEKQIDFVRNGEEKVS
- the rpmE gene encoding 50S ribosomal protein L31 → MKKDLHPNYPEITVTCSCGNSFKTKSTMAKDTNIEVCSKCHPFYTGKQKILDTAGRVEKFKQKYGM